The Sinorhizobium fredii USDA 257 region AGGTTCGATCCGCTGCCCTGATTTTCTGCTCGCCATGCCGGAAGGATCTGTCCCCTATGGCCGGACCGGTTCATCATCGCTGTCAGGCGACACCAGCGGCGCAATTGTCATGCGGCGCCGGTCTTCCCGTCCCGCTCATGCCGATCCCTCGACTCTAAATGCGGCTATTTAAGGGGGAGTTAAGAATGGGAATAGGGAAAAACCTAGCGCCTTCAATTCCTTGGCATCGCTGGGTGGCCGCCTTGGCCACGGGCGGTGCAGGCCTCGTATTCGAATTGCGACCCAGCCGCGGGTCCAGCGGGTCATGAGCAGTCCGCTTTGCATGCATTGCAATGCTGCGATGCAACATTGTCGCTATTAAATCAGCCGGAATGACATATGATCTCCTCATCGAAGCGCTGCACCTCCTCCCGCGGCGCCCGATGCGGATCGGTTTCACTCCTCCTCCCAGGAACCGGCCGAGTTTGAAGACCCCGACGCCACCTCCTCCCGGCCTCGGGGTCTTTTTCTGTCAACTCGCCCGATTGTCGGAGCCACTGTGGCGCGGCCGCAGGAACGCGCCACAAAATCGTGCTCTTGGCGCTGGACGCGTGTATCGACGAGCCATGAGATCCAAGGCAAACGGCTACGTCTTCGCGCTTCTGGCGATCGTCATCTTCTCGATCCAAGACGGGCTTTCCAAGCATCTCGGCGCCAATTACCCGCCGGTCTTCGTGGCGATGATCCGCTACTGGGCCTTTGCCGCCTTTGCCGTCACGCTGGCCTGGCGGTCGCCGGCCGGGCTGCGTGCCACCGCCGTGACGAAAAGGCCGCTCCTTCAGGTGTCGCGCGGCGTCTTGCTGCCGGCGCAGATCGTCGTCGTCATCACCGCCTTCACCATCGTGGGGCTTGCGCATTCGCAAGCCATCCTGGCGGCGACGCCGATCTTCGTAGCACTGCTTTCAATGCCGCTTCTCGGCGAGCGTGTCGGCTGGCGCCGCTGGTCGGCGATCACCGCCGGTCTCGTCGGCGTGCTGCTGATCCTGAAGCCGGGCGAGGGCACCTTCGAGGTCGATTTTCTCCTGCCGCTCGCCGGGGCGCTGATGTTCGCGGTCTATGCCATCACGACGCGGCTCGTCAGCCGCGATGATTCGGCGCTGACGAGCTTCTTCTATAGCGGCGTCGTCGGTGCGGCGGCGATCAGCCTCGTCGGCCCGTTCTTCTGGGCGACGCTGACGGGTCCGGACTGGGTGTGGATGCTGCTTCTCTGCGTCACCGGCAGCCTGAGCCACTATTTCCTCATTCGCGCCTATGACCTGCTCGATGCCGTCGCGGTGCAGCCGCTCACCTATCTGCAGCTCGTCCTCGCCTCGATCATGGGTGTCTCGATCTTCGGCGAGACCTTGACGGTCAACATGATCATCGGATCGCTGCTGGTGGTGGCGGCGGGGATCTTCACCGTCTGGCGCGAGCGCGTCGTCGCAAGGCGCAAGGCGGGCCTGCCGCCGGTATGACACGGTTCGATCGCCTCAACTCAAAATCGTCGTGATCATGACCGATCGTGCGGACGTCTGGCCACCGATTCGGGTCGGCCTTGATCGTCCGTCAGAGAGGGAGATGATGAGGCTTCGTTCGATAATCCTGCCGGCATTGGCGGCCCTGTCGGCGTTGAGCGTCGAGGGCAGGGCACAGGAGTCCGCGCCTTACGTCGATGATCGTTCCGACGGCGCCGCGCTTGTTCGCTCGCTCTATAACGCGATCAACCGCAAGGAATATGCCAGGGCCTATGCCTATTTCGGCGACAAGAAGCCGGTCGGCGAATTCAAGGCCTTTGCCGATGGCTACGCGAAAACCGAATCGGTGGAGATCCGGATCGGCAAGGTGACGACCGAGGGGGCCGCCGGCAGCATCTACTCGGCCGTGCCGGTGGCGATCAGGTCCGTCGAACGGGAAGGCAAGATCCGCTTCTTCTCCGGCTGCTATGTCACGAGAATCATCAACCCGTCGCTGCAGGTGCCACCGTTCGCCCCCTACCAGATCGAGACGGCGCGCCTCGATGATGCGGAGGGACCGATCGAAAAGGCGATACCCGGCGTCTGCAACGCGCCCTGATGGCCTCATCGGGTAGCTACGAGCCCTTCGCGTCGCGCTGCTCCAGGAAACGCGAATGCTCGAAGACGAAGATGACGACGAGTGCCATGACAAACGGAACCAGCAGATAGAGCAGGCGGAAGATCGCTAGTGCCGCCAGCACGTCGGCCTGGTCCATCTCGGGCAGTGCGGCGATGAAGACGAGTTCGAGTACGCCGAGGCCGCCCGGTGCGTGCGAGAGCAGCGCCGCCGAGAAGGAGGCGAGGAAAATGCCGAGAATGACGACATAGCCCGGATTGCCGGCGTCCGGCAGCGCGAAATAGATGATGCCGGCGGCGCCGAGGAGTTCGACAGGGGCGATGACCAACTGCCTGAGCACGATCGGAGGCCGCGGGTAGTGAAGCTGGAACCATCGGGTGCGCAGCGGCCGAAGACCGATCAGGCTGCCAAGGATATAGAGGCAGATGAGCACCAGGATGAGAACGCCCGTCGTCAGCGACATCTCGATCGGCAGAAACTCGGCAAACCGTTCGATGATGTCCGGCTTGGCGAGCAGCACGATTGCCGACAGCACCAGCGTGCCGAGCGTGAAGGTGAAGGAGCAGAAGGCGACAAGGATGCCGATTTCGCCGGGCGTCAGCCCCTTCGAGCGATAGGCGCGATAGCGCACCACGGCCCCGGAGAACACCGAGGCGCCGAGATTGTGCGACAGCGCATAGGTCGTGAACGAGCAGAGCGTGATGAACCAGATCGAGATGCGATGACCGAGATGGTCGAGCGCCAGCTTGTCGTAGGCGGCAAGGGCCGCATAGGCGACAAGTGTCGAGCCGATTGCGAGCGCCCAGCTCTCGATCGAGATCGCCTGGAAACTGGCG contains the following coding sequences:
- a CDS encoding lysylphosphatidylglycerol synthase transmembrane domain-containing protein; translation: MTRLKAYFWPAVGLAAIVFSVRALIHELRGLSLNEFIASFQAISIESWALAIGSTLVAYAALAAYDKLALDHLGHRISIWFITLCSFTTYALSHNLGASVFSGAVVRYRAYRSKGLTPGEIGILVAFCSFTFTLGTLVLSAIVLLAKPDIIERFAEFLPIEMSLTTGVLILVLICLYILGSLIGLRPLRTRWFQLHYPRPPIVLRQLVIAPVELLGAAGIIYFALPDAGNPGYVVILGIFLASFSAALLSHAPGGLGVLELVFIAALPEMDQADVLAALAIFRLLYLLVPFVMALVVIFVFEHSRFLEQRDAKGS
- a CDS encoding DMT family transporter, with amino-acid sequence MRSKANGYVFALLAIVIFSIQDGLSKHLGANYPPVFVAMIRYWAFAAFAVTLAWRSPAGLRATAVTKRPLLQVSRGVLLPAQIVVVITAFTIVGLAHSQAILAATPIFVALLSMPLLGERVGWRRWSAITAGLVGVLLILKPGEGTFEVDFLLPLAGALMFAVYAITTRLVSRDDSALTSFFYSGVVGAAAISLVGPFFWATLTGPDWVWMLLLCVTGSLSHYFLIRAYDLLDAVAVQPLTYLQLVLASIMGVSIFGETLTVNMIIGSLLVVAAGIFTVWRERVVARRKAGLPPV